The Puniceicoccales bacterium genome segment ACATCTGTTCGATTGCTATGCCAAACGCCATGGATTTTTGGATAAAATATATGGCTTGAAGTACTTTAATGTTTTTGGTCCAAACGAAAATCACAAGGGTGACATGATCAGTATGGTACGAAGAGCCTATGACCAAATCATTGATAACGGAGCTGTGAATTTGTTTCGGAGCTATAGAAACGATTACAAAGACGGTGAGCAGCTCAGGGATTTTATCTATGTGAAAGATGCTGTAGACATCACGATATTCCTAGCAACGGTGGATTCCATAGCCGATGGAAAACCGACTGGCGGTCTGTTTAATGTTGGTTCCGGTGAATCTCATAGCTGGATCGAGTTGGTAACACCTATCTTCGAAACCCTGGATATTCCAGTGAATATAAACTTCATAGATATGCCCGGATGGCTGGTTGACAAATATCAATATTATACCAGAGCAGATCTGGGAAAGCTAAGAAGGCTAGGGTATACCAAAAAAATGACAAAATTGAGCGATGCGGTCATCGACTATGTTAAAAATTATCTTATACCTGACAGGTTGGTTGGGTATTAATTGGCTAGGTTATGTCTTCTGGTGATATGCTAAAAGTTGAGCGATTGACAAAGAAATATAATGGCATGGCCGTGATAGATGATCTTTCGTTTTCTGTGAAAAGCGGTGAAATTGTCGGACTATTAGGACCAAATGGGGCAGGTAAGTCAACGGTACTAAACATAATTGCTGGGTTAGTGGATGCAACCAGTGGTAACATAGAAATTTGCGGAGACTCGGTGCCCTACGATGACTATGCAGCTAAGAAACATATCGGGTTTTTGACCGAAAAAAATCCATTGCCAGAAAAGCTACGGGTTGGTGAGTTTCTAAGATTACGTGCGGCTTTGAAAGGTATTCCCAGTGCCTTGATTAGATTACATGTGGAAAAGCTAATGCGTATGACCGATGTTTTTAGAAAAGCTCGTTATCGTGTAATCGGTACCTTATCAAAAGGGTACAAACAGAGAATTGGTATCGCCGATGCTTTCCTTGGAAATGCGGAGCTGATTATGTTGGATGAGCCAACCATAGGTCTGGATCCGCATCAAATGATAATTTTCAGAGATCTTATTGAAACTTTCCGTGGCAAAAGAACGATGCTAATCTCAAGCCATCTACTGTCGGAAATCGATGCACTCTGTGACCGTATAATAATAATAAATCATGGAATTTTGGTTGCCAGTGGAACCATCGACGAATTAAGAAGCAAATTTGCCCATAGTGAGTCGATAAAAATCAAAGTGCTGGGCGATATTAACGCCATCGATAGGTTTAAGCATAGGGTCAAAGGCTGCTCGTTTTCTGAGATAAATACCGATATAGCTAGCAATGTACATGAATTTAGTATAACGATAGACAGCAGAGTCACTTCCGGTGATCTGAGGGAAAAAGTTGTGCATTTTGATGGTTGGAAATTAATTGAAATGTCAGAAAAAAAACTTTCGCTGGAAGAAATTTTTTTGGCGGCCACAGAAAGATGTTGGGATAATCCTAGTTCGTTATGAAACTAGGAAGATTTTACTTGCCTAGTGGATGCTTGCTAGTAAGTTTCGCCGAATCTCATGTATGATATAGAAAAAACAAAAGACTCTTGCCAATTGATGGCATGGATTGTATGGCTCGCAGCAGTTTTTTTTTATTTTTATGAACTGTTCGTAAGAGTTGCCCCGGGTGCAATGCTGCAGGAAATGCAGGCCTACTATGGCGTAAATGCCGGCACATTTGGTATGGCATCTGGTGTATATTACTATGTGTATGCTCCGATGCAGTTGGTAGCCGGTGTTATGCTCGATAGACTGGGTGGTCGAGTTATTATGGCCTGGGCAAGTATAATTGTAACGATTGGTTGTACGATTGTTTTATTGCCAATAAATTCGGTGGTAGTTTTTGCTCTGGCTAGATTTTTCATGGGGTTTGGTTCGGCGTTTGGATTCATAGGTGTTATGTATCTTGCAACGGTATGGATCCATAAGGGAAAACTGTCACTGGTTTCCGGATTGACGACAGCAACTGGTTTTATTGGCGCCATATTGGCTCTGAAGGTAATACCGGATTTCGTATTTGATATTGGCTGGAAAACCTGCTGGAAACGTTCGGCTTGCTTTGGTGTACTTTCAACAGCTATTCTTTTATTATTTGTTCCAAAGACTCCGGTTTGGGAGCAGAAAAGAAAAGAAGCCAACTTCGAAGAATTTTCAGATAAAAACTTTTTAACCGGCTTCCTCGAAGTTATTAAGAACTCACAGACCTGGGTGCTCGGGATAGTTGGTGGTTTACTATATATGCCGACGACGGTTTTTGGCGATCTCTGGGGAAAGGAATTTGTTGAATCCGTATGTGGCGTATCAGACGGCGGAATGGCTACAGCTATGTTGTATACAGGTTGGCTGTTCGGTGCACCATTCTGGGGGTTCATATCAGACAAGAGCGGATTGAAGAAATCGTTGTTGATTTTTAGTACAATTTCCTGTCCATTGCTTATGACAATAATGCTGTTGCTTGATGACATTTCTCTGGATACAATCAAGATTTTATTGTTTCTCACCGGATTTGTTTCTGCGCCCCAGGTGATATGTTTTGTCGCTAGCATAGAGATCAACCCCAAATATGCCAGTGGTAGTGCCATAGCAGTGGTTAATATGATTGTGACATT includes the following:
- the rfaD gene encoding ADP-glyceromanno-heptose 6-epimerase, encoding MRNLSNGRILVTGGAGFIGSLLIWELNNRGIENIVICDRLGKDGRFKNIIPLRFDDYIDADELLGKITTNDGKLKDLDTVFHLGACAVTAEADCDYLMKNNFEYTKALAKFALANDCRFVYASSAATYGDGTGGMSDGDDNLYDLRPLNMYGYSKHLFDCYAKRHGFLDKIYGLKYFNVFGPNENHKGDMISMVRRAYDQIIDNGAVNLFRSYRNDYKDGEQLRDFIYVKDAVDITIFLATVDSIADGKPTGGLFNVGSGESHSWIELVTPIFETLDIPVNINFIDMPGWLVDKYQYYTRADLGKLRRLGYTKKMTKLSDAVIDYVKNYLIPDRLVGY
- a CDS encoding ABC transporter ATP-binding protein, encoding MSSGDMLKVERLTKKYNGMAVIDDLSFSVKSGEIVGLLGPNGAGKSTVLNIIAGLVDATSGNIEICGDSVPYDDYAAKKHIGFLTEKNPLPEKLRVGEFLRLRAALKGIPSALIRLHVEKLMRMTDVFRKARYRVIGTLSKGYKQRIGIADAFLGNAELIMLDEPTIGLDPHQMIIFRDLIETFRGKRTMLISSHLLSEIDALCDRIIIINHGILVASGTIDELRSKFAHSESIKIKVLGDINAIDRFKHRVKGCSFSEINTDIASNVHEFSITIDSRVTSGDLREKVVHFDGWKLIEMSEKKLSLEEIFLAATERCWDNPSSL
- a CDS encoding MFS transporter, producing MYDIEKTKDSCQLMAWIVWLAAVFFYFYELFVRVAPGAMLQEMQAYYGVNAGTFGMASGVYYYVYAPMQLVAGVMLDRLGGRVIMAWASIIVTIGCTIVLLPINSVVVFALARFFMGFGSAFGFIGVMYLATVWIHKGKLSLVSGLTTATGFIGAILALKVIPDFVFDIGWKTCWKRSACFGVLSTAILLLFVPKTPVWEQKRKEANFEEFSDKNFLTGFLEVIKNSQTWVLGIVGGLLYMPTTVFGDLWGKEFVESVCGVSDGGMATAMLYTGWLFGAPFWGFISDKSGLKKSLLIFSTISCPLLMTIMLLLDDISLDTIKILLFLTGFVSAPQVICFVASIEINPKYASGSAIAVVNMIVTFVGGLLQPAVGYILDMLSGNSDTHNYSSTDFRIAMAVMPIAVALGFFITLLIKLKRKHE